In Alteromonas naphthalenivorans, one DNA window encodes the following:
- a CDS encoding ATP-binding cassette domain-containing protein, with product MEFNISLENRINAKSALPSSMQVVGITGPSGAGKSSLLRALAGFEQEASVSVNWFAEDAKPIASATVNAHSATKEINVNSAPIRVRVGLVFQQPMLFPHVNVKGNLALAERHAGSKALKVEHAIAGCECEHLLHKSIDSLSGGEAQRVALARALVNGPDVLMLDESLSALDAALRSKILRFLVKTCGRLNIKLIMVSHDVQDLALFCDGLISVVDGEVEATGSVAYVMAKIASQGSVENPCAILEGEIIKNSDDFPHPFTRLNVSGNILYAKATVQCDSKLNTNNKDEQGLSTDQHQQRGKIAVFASEVSIDTNTKVNVPSSSILNALPCEVVEIYHPEIPQSENQQLQTAIVMLTHGNQVLYARVSTLSIERLKLEPGLSVVARFKLQ from the coding sequence TTGGAGTTCAATATCTCGTTAGAAAACCGCATTAATGCGAAATCCGCATTACCATCTTCCATGCAGGTAGTGGGTATTACCGGGCCATCAGGTGCGGGTAAAAGCAGCTTGCTTCGTGCGCTAGCTGGGTTCGAACAAGAAGCATCAGTAAGTGTTAATTGGTTTGCTGAAGATGCTAAACCTATTGCTAGCGCAACAGTTAACGCGCATTCAGCAACCAAGGAAATAAACGTAAATAGCGCGCCCATCCGCGTGCGGGTAGGTTTGGTATTTCAGCAGCCTATGCTATTTCCTCATGTAAATGTAAAAGGTAATTTAGCACTGGCCGAACGTCATGCTGGCTCAAAGGCGTTAAAAGTTGAGCATGCTATTGCTGGTTGTGAGTGCGAACATTTACTGCATAAATCAATAGACAGCCTTTCAGGTGGTGAAGCGCAGCGGGTGGCATTAGCGCGTGCATTGGTTAATGGGCCAGATGTGCTGATGCTTGATGAGTCGTTAAGCGCATTAGATGCGGCTTTACGCAGCAAAATCCTACGATTTCTAGTCAAAACCTGTGGGCGCCTAAATATAAAATTGATCATGGTGTCTCACGATGTTCAAGACTTGGCTCTATTCTGTGATGGGCTGATATCTGTTGTTGATGGCGAGGTAGAGGCGACGGGTTCAGTAGCTTACGTTATGGCGAAAATCGCTAGCCAAGGAAGCGTAGAAAACCCCTGTGCCATTTTAGAAGGTGAGATAATTAAGAACTCGGATGATTTTCCTCACCCGTTTACGCGTTTGAATGTAAGCGGCAATATATTGTACGCCAAAGCTACCGTGCAATGTGATAGTAAACTGAATACAAATAATAAAGACGAGCAAGGGTTGAGCACTGACCAGCATCAGCAGCGAGGAAAAATAGCCGTTTTTGCCAGCGAGGTGAGTATCGATACCAATACAAAAGTGAATGTGCCCTCTAGCAGTATCTTAAACGCGTTACCGTGCGAAGTAGTGGAAATTTACCACCCTGAAATACCGCAATCTGAAAACCAGCAACTACAAACCGCAATCGTGATGCTAACTCATGGTAATCAAGTGTTGTATGCCAGAGTAAGCACCTTGTCGATTGAAAGGTTGAAACTTGAACCTGGTTTATCCGTGGTGGCTAGGTTCAAACTTCAGTAG
- the modB gene encoding molybdate ABC transporter permease subunit: MLEHSAFAAVGLTLKLAFLTSVLLMVLVTPLAWKLANWQHKLKPVFMSVLALPLVLPPTVLGFYLLVAFSPQSPVGEGWQWLTGHQLAFSFEGLVIGSFIYSLPFALQPLYSGFTQLDKRYVEVAHSLGFGKIEAFFSIILPLCKAPLIVAFGLSFAHTIGEFGVVLMIGGNIPGETQVLSIALYEHVEALEYGQAHALSLGLLLFSFLLLTLLYRFNGKGGQGWSSISR; the protein is encoded by the coding sequence ATGCTAGAACATAGCGCCTTTGCTGCGGTAGGGTTAACCCTAAAACTGGCCTTTTTAACCAGCGTGCTGTTAATGGTATTGGTTACTCCTCTGGCGTGGAAGTTGGCAAATTGGCAACATAAATTAAAACCCGTATTCATGTCGGTACTTGCATTACCTTTAGTGCTTCCACCCACCGTGCTCGGCTTTTACCTGTTGGTGGCTTTTTCGCCCCAAAGCCCAGTTGGGGAAGGGTGGCAATGGCTCACAGGCCATCAGCTAGCGTTTAGTTTTGAAGGCTTAGTGATAGGCTCTTTTATTTACTCATTACCCTTTGCGCTGCAGCCCTTGTATAGCGGCTTTACTCAACTCGATAAACGGTATGTTGAAGTGGCGCATTCATTAGGCTTTGGAAAAATAGAGGCGTTTTTCAGCATCATACTTCCTTTGTGCAAAGCGCCGTTGATAGTGGCATTCGGTCTTAGCTTTGCGCATACCATTGGTGAATTTGGTGTGGTGTTAATGATTGGGGGGAATATTCCAGGCGAAACCCAAGTGCTCTCAATTGCATTGTATGAACACGTTGAAGCCTTAGAATATGGCCAAGCACATGCACTTTCGTTGGGGCTACTATTGTTTTCATTTTTACTGCTTACGCTGCTGTATCGCTTTAATGGAAAAGGAGGGCAAGGTTGGAGTTCAATATCTCGTTAG